The following proteins are encoded in a genomic region of Salinicoccus sp. RF5:
- a CDS encoding carboxylesterase: MKIVKPEALNYGSGPRAVMLLHSFTGTVRDMKPLAQHLEQHEYTVHVPSFEGHGMGPEALVQSSPEDWWKNVLDGYDQLKDQGHESIAVGGVSLGGVLALRAAEELDSINGIVAMSVPQGRDVGDINRRVLNYTKNFLKFTGEDDEKIMERVQYYKDNPMESLDDFRKLIDEVHGNLGDIGVPAAVKYGGKDAEAYMDSAKHIYDGISHNEKTLQSYADTGHLMTRGGDQQALFEDTRKFFDSLDWQ, encoded by the coding sequence ATGAAAATCGTAAAGCCTGAAGCGTTGAACTATGGAAGTGGCCCCAGGGCAGTCATGCTGCTCCATTCCTTCACCGGAACGGTCAGGGACATGAAGCCGTTGGCCCAGCACCTTGAGCAGCACGAATATACCGTCCATGTACCAAGCTTCGAGGGACATGGCATGGGACCGGAGGCACTTGTACAGAGCAGCCCTGAAGATTGGTGGAAAAATGTATTGGATGGATATGATCAGCTCAAGGATCAAGGGCATGAAAGCATAGCAGTCGGCGGTGTTTCCCTGGGCGGTGTGCTCGCCCTCAGGGCAGCCGAGGAACTCGACAGCATCAATGGCATTGTGGCCATGTCTGTGCCCCAGGGCAGAGATGTTGGGGATATAAACAGAAGAGTCCTGAACTATACGAAGAACTTCCTGAAGTTTACTGGAGAAGATGATGAAAAGATCATGGAGAGGGTCCAGTACTACAAGGACAATCCGATGGAAAGTCTGGATGACTTCCGGAAGCTGATCGACGAAGTACATGGGAATCTTGGAGATATTGGTGTTCCGGCAGCAGTCAAGTATGGAGGGAAGGATGCGGAAGCATACATGGACAGTGCGAAACATATATATGATGGCATTAGCCATAATGAAAAGACATTGCAGTCCTATGCGGACACCGGCCACCTGATGACGAGGGGCGGAGATCAGCAAGCGCTTTTTGAGGATACCCGGAAGTTCTTCGATTCGCTCGACTGGCAGTGA
- a CDS encoding multidrug efflux SMR transporter codes for MAWISLIVAGLFEVCGVLSINRLHRDKSLFSLVQLLIFFGLSFFFLSLALEVLPMGTTYAVWTGIGASGGALLGMVFFGESKDWKRIFFIMLIIFAVVGLKLVS; via the coding sequence ATGGCATGGATTTCGCTTATTGTAGCAGGGCTGTTCGAAGTGTGCGGCGTGCTTTCGATAAATAGGCTGCATCGGGACAAATCTCTATTCTCCCTCGTACAGCTGCTGATATTTTTCGGCCTATCCTTCTTTTTTCTGTCGCTTGCGCTTGAAGTGCTGCCGATGGGTACGACCTATGCAGTATGGACAGGCATCGGAGCTTCTGGAGGAGCGTTGCTCGGAATGGTTTTCTTCGGGGAATCGAAAGACTGGAAGCGGATCTTCTTCATCATGCTCATCATTTTTGCCGTAGTCGGTCTGAAGTTGGTTTCCTGA
- a CDS encoding cysteine hydrolase family protein produces MLIAIDLQNDIFDENGTGYAESTKEVRDGIEARIRQAIDEGESVLYTRNLYPEFEQEKRSLESIRFDEEIFPQFRQPLEDHGDEYVKTFYGIPPEEARKIQKKYGDEVETNRTVEFVGAETNVCVLANIMVIQNIFPQADITLNKDLSASTDRTLHDKTIDVLSNMNVFIIGKDGK; encoded by the coding sequence ATGCTCATTGCAATAGATCTTCAAAATGATATATTTGATGAAAATGGCACAGGGTACGCAGAATCCACTAAAGAAGTGCGGGATGGCATCGAAGCGCGTATACGACAGGCTATAGATGAGGGCGAGTCCGTCCTCTATACCCGCAATCTCTATCCGGAATTTGAACAGGAGAAGCGGAGCCTGGAAAGCATCCGCTTCGATGAGGAAATCTTTCCGCAGTTCCGCCAGCCGCTCGAAGACCACGGAGATGAATATGTAAAGACATTCTACGGCATCCCTCCTGAAGAAGCGCGGAAAATCCAGAAGAAGTATGGCGATGAAGTAGAGACCAACCGCACCGTGGAATTTGTCGGTGCAGAGACGAATGTCTGCGTACTTGCAAACATCATGGTCATCCAGAATATTTTTCCCCAGGCAGACATCACACTCAACAAAGATCTATCAGCCAGTACTGATAGGACACTTCATGATAAGACAATTGATGTCCTCTCCAATATGAATGTCTTCATCATAGGAAAGGATGGAAAATGA
- a CDS encoding multidrug efflux SMR transporter, producing the protein MTRQWIKVVIASVFEVGWVVGLTHSTTWYEWGATLIAIFLSFYLMIDAGKYLPVGTVYAVFVGLGAFGTVFSEIILFGEPFVPIKIVLISLILFGVIGLKVVTDENTDGEAR; encoded by the coding sequence ATGACTAGGCAATGGATTAAAGTTGTAATCGCCAGTGTTTTTGAAGTGGGCTGGGTTGTCGGTCTCACCCATTCGACGACGTGGTATGAATGGGGAGCCACCCTGATCGCCATATTTTTAAGTTTCTATCTGATGATTGATGCAGGTAAATATCTGCCGGTAGGCACCGTTTATGCGGTCTTTGTCGGTCTGGGGGCATTCGGTACCGTTTTTTCTGAGATCATTCTTTTTGGTGAACCATTTGTACCTATAAAGATCGTTCTGATTTCGCTTATACTTTTTGGAGTGATCGGATTGAAAGTGGTTACCGATGAAAATACTGATGGGGAGGCACGATGA